CCCAACATACCTTATTGCAGAAGCATGCAGAAGGAAGACCTGGATTTTTTTCGGAAATGGTTTTTTGGGTATGTTAAACAATTTTCTTCTCCTGACTCTTTTATCCAGGAAAATATTGATTTAAAAATCGAACATACTGGAAGAGTTTGTAAAAATATCCTTTTACTGGCAAAATCCGAGAAAGTAAGCGAAAAAGAGTGCATACTCGCCGAAGTAATAGCTTTGTTTCATGATCTGGGGCGCTTTGAGCAGTTTATGAGATATAAAACGTTCAGAGATTCTGAATCGGAAAATCACGCGCTTATGGGTATAAAGATCCTGAATAAAGAAAAGATTCTCTCTCGCATTTCAGGAAAGGAAGAAAGCCTCATCCTGAAAGCTATAGAATATCACAACCTGATGGAAATTCCGGAAAATATAGAAGCCTTCAGCAAACTTCACTTTTTCACAAGGCTGATAAGGGATGCAGATAAAATTGACATCCTGAGGCTTGCCTGTGAAGAATATTCCGAAGAAAAAAAACACCAGAATCCGGCGCTTGAATTGTATCTGCCCGATACTCCGGGGTATTCGGAATCCATAGTATCAGAGATTCTGAATAACAGAATGGCAAAAATTGGGGATATGAAAAACAGAAACGATGTAAAGCTTCTTCGCCTAAGCTGGATTTTTGATATAAATTTCCTTGCAACTTTTTCTCTTCTTAAAGATTATGGCTATCTTGAGACTATAATGTCATTCCTACCTGAAACAAAAGAAACGAATCTTTTGAGAAAGCATTTCGAAAATTATTTGAACTCAATGGAGTATGGAGCCGGAAAAAAGGAGACTAAATCTTAAAATAGAAAAATAGAGCCTAAAGAGGCAAATTCCCAAGTAGACATTTAAGTGGATGATTTGAGATCATTATTGCAGTTATATGAAATACCTGTAAGATACCCTGTTCGAATCTATTGAAAACATCCGGATAATACTGGTTGGAATGTAATTAGTTGAAGTAGCATTGTTAAAGTATCAATTGTCGAAGAATTTAATCGAGATATCTTCTGCGATTCTCACTGCCCAGACTACGCCGGTAATCCGAACGTATCTGATTTCTTGACTGTTCTTCAAGCATGAGCTCAAGTGAGTTGCTCTCATTTCCTTTCTGGTTACAGTCTTCCTTTCCTCCTTCCATATAAAGTGGAGCCCTTTGTTTGTCAGCTCTGAAATCAACCGTCCTGAGCCCTGAAGACTGGTCAATGAATTCTACCTCAATTCCAAGAAGTCTGCGTAACCTGGGACATAGGGCTTTCATACCCGGGTTCTCAGTAGCATAATGAGTTGCATCGATCAGGCAGAGATCTTCGTGCGTTCTGAGAATATCATGTTTAAGTTCTGATGAAATAAAGGCATCAACTCCGTTTTCCCTTGCGATTTCAAGGAATTCGCTTCGGAAACCGCTGCCCCCTACAACCATAACCTTACTGATTTCCTGCTTTTCCCCAGCATACATGACAGGAGTCTGCAGGCAATCCGAAACATGAGCTGCCAGTTCGGCTGAAGAACAGGTTTCAATCTCCCCTATCCTGCCAATCTCTGAAATCCTGATATTTTTAAGTCCCAGACTGGCTGCAAGAACATCATTAATTCCTCTTTCGGCTCTGTCGTAATTTGTGTGCATACTGTAAAGGGATATTCCGTTTTCAAGGGCAATTTTAAGGGAAGCAGCCAGATGTTTTGAAATTATGTTTACTGGATGGAATATCAGAGTGTGATGGGTAATCAGCATGTCTGCTCCGATTTCTGCAGCTTTTTTAAGGACATAAGAGTTTGCATCCAGAGCAACCGCAATTCTGCTTATTTCATCCTTAAGTCCGAGAATCAAGCCAATCCTGCCTTTATCAAAGTCGTCCGCAAGTTCAGGTGGAGCTATTTCTTCAAGAACGTGCACAATTTTTGTAAGTTTCATGGAAAAGCCTCCGCAATCAGAAAATTAAAGTTACTGGTTTTCATCGATCAGAATCCAGATTAAGTGTTTATTGCATTTAATTCCAGCCCTGAACGGATTGATCAGATGATGAAATATGATATCTGAGTCTGTGGCTTTTGATCCTTTCATTAAAAAGCTTCCAGTTAGTCTCAAAAAGAAACAAAATTATGGAAATAAGAAATAAAATAAAAAAAGTATACCTTAGAATATTATTCAGTCATCTTAGGTAATGTTATTAGGCTTTGCTTAAGCCCTCACATGCTTCTCTGTCAGTCTTACTTAGTTAAATATTTTCTCTCTTTTATACTATTTGTTTTTTAAATATCGCAAACATTTTGCTTTAAATTGAACCAGTGATCCTGGCTTAAAAAGGGGTCCTTTTATAGAAAAGGTACAAAAACATTAGCAAAAATTAAAATAGAATATATGAAGATATTTTATAGATACTTAGATAAGATTTATTAGAGAGATTAATTAAAGATAGAATTAAAAAACTTCTAAAATTAAAGGAATAAAAATAAAATTACTTTAAGAAGTAATGAAATCACATTTATAGAAGAGTGAATTGGAAATAAGAGCCTAAAAAAATAATTAATTCATGCGGGGTATGCTGGGGGCGGAAAATAATACTGCGCATAAATATAATAATACTGTAATCAGACATCATTTATAATAAATTTGTCTGCGTTAACATATATTATTTAATAAGTCTCAATTTACAGAAGCGCAAAATGTAAGTTTCCGATGCCCGGATCCGAAGGATACAATATCAAAATCAAGGGAGGTCACTATGTCTAAAAAGATCGTACTTATTGGACTGCTTGCCTTTTGTATCTTCTATGTCCTTTCAATGACTGCTTTTGCGGCCAGTGAAATTGAATGGGTAGAAAAAAAGGACGGAGCAAAACTTTATTGGGGGAACACAATAACAGTAGAAGGTTATGAAGTAAAAGCAGAAGATTTTAACGAAGACGGGATGGTTTTTGTCTCTATCTCAAAAGATGGAGAGAAATTGAAAACTTCCCCCCTTACAGCAGGGCTGGAATTTGAATATAACGATGAGATAAAGGTTTATGCCCAAAAAGTGGACCCGAATTATGAGATTATCAAAAAAGACGGAAAGGAATTCAAGACCGGAAACTGGAATCCTTATGCCGAACTGGATATTCTTGTAAGGGGAAAGCCAAATTTTGAGATAAATGTAGAAACTAAAAAAGATAAATATGATTCTAAATCAACAGGAGATAGCAGAATCGATGTAGCAATAAAAATTAAAAATAAGGGAGAAGCAAGGGCTGAAAATGTCGTGCTGACCGTCGATACTGCCGGGCTTGAGTTACTCACTGGAAAAACGAAGCATACGTATACAAAGATCCTTAAAGATGAAACTACAGAGTACGTTAACCTCACATTGAAAGCGCCTACTCCGTGGGAAGACACGAATTTCAATATAACCGCAACAGCTACATGCCTGGATGTTAAAGGTAATAAATACGAATTTGTAGGCTCAAAAAATATAACCGTTGAGAAGAAATGGGACCTTGTCATTTCAAGGAGTTTTCCAAGAGAGCGTCACATGGGAGAGCCTGTTTATGTTACAGTTACTGCCAGGAATAGAGGTATCTGCAATATAAACGATATCGTACTTAAAGACTCAATTATTTCCAATATGCACCTCCAGCAGGATACAACGCTTGATAAGACTTTTTCTCTGGTATCCGGAGAGACAGCTGAGGATGTTTTTAAATATACTCTCATTCCAGAAAAGCCAGGGGAATTTACTTTCCCGGCAATTACAGCTACTTTCACCCTTCCTAACGGAGATGATGGAAGCATAACATCAAATAACTCGGAAAAAATAACAATTTACGGGCCTTATATTGAAGTTACGAAAACCATTGACAAACAGCAGTTAGATCCTGGAGATAAACTGACCGTAACAGTTACTGCAAAAAACACCGGAAACGTTGATGCAAGTGTAACAGTAACCGATACTGTGCCCTCCGAAGCTAAACTCATAAGTGGAGAAACAAGCTTTAAACAGGTGCTTGGAAGTAAAGGTGGCTCGAAAACCATCACTTACATAATGCAGATGAATAAAGAAGGAGAAATCGAAATACCTGCCTGCAAGGCAAGTTTCCTCGACCTTGACAAATACTCGGGAGAGGTCTATTCGGAACCTCATACTGTCTATGTCGGAACGCCAATGACCCTTGAAGGAAGCAGTTCGCAGCCGGAAGGATCAACTGACTCCAATCAGGAGAAAAATGAACCTACGAGCCAGGCGAATACAGGAGGCACGGAAGAGGATTACGGAGATACACCCGGATTTGGCTTCTTCTTGGCTGCAGCAGGCCTTCTGATGGGAGCAGGGTTCATAAGAAAGAGAAATATCTGAAAAACTAAAATTAAGTTTTGCTAGGATTCTTTCGGGATTTCCGGAGAATCCGCTTTTTTTATCTGAGTTCTGGTACCCAGAGTGCCAGATATTTCATTGTTAAATATTTCTAACCCATATAACATCGTTAGCAGTACCGGACCATTTTCCTGTCACGTTCGACAAAGAAGAGCGGCCCTTCCTGAAAGAAGCAATAAAGAAGGAAAGACTCGCAATACTTATTTTATTTGAAGTTACAGTTCTGTTAAGTATGTAGAGGAAAATAGAGTATTCTGTTTTCGGATGCCTGGAAACAATATCAACTGATTAATAAGGAAACACCACAAATTAGAATAATATAAAAAAATTGGCAGTCTGAAAAAGGAATTAAATCATGAAAGGACTTCAGAACCAGCTCAAAGCAAAAACCCTGATCCTTACTCACGGAGACTCTGACGGGATATGTTCGGGAGCACTTGCAAAAAGCGCTTTTCCTGATGCGTATGTATACTTTACAAGCCCTGTCAACCTTCTTGATAAACTAAGTTTTATAGAAGACGTTGAAACTCTCATTATCTGCGATATTGCAATCGAGGAAAGGCACTGTTCTGAACTCTACTCCGCACTTAAAGGACTTGCGGAAGAATGCAGCCTCTACTACATAGATCATCATCCTCTTCCGGAAAACTGCGGAAAAGAAGAATGGTTTTACCACGATACGGGAGTATGTTCCTCAGAACTGACCTGCAGGGTCTTTGAAGATCTTCTGAGCGAGGAAATGAAAAGAGTTGCAATCTACGGGGCCATAGGTGATTTCTGCGATAATACTCCCTGTATAAAGAAATGGGTAAGAGACTGGGACAAAAGAAGCCTTTATTTCCAGGCTGGAACCCTGATCCAGGCAATAATCCAGAAAGGAAAAGAATATGAGTTTAAAAGAACTTTGCTTGAGCCCCTCTCAAAAGACGTAATTCCTTCAAACATTCCCGATTTACTCGAGCTTGCCAGAGAAGCTGCAATCAACGAAGAGAAAATCCGGCTTTATGTAAAAGAACACGTTAAAGTCCTTAAAAACAGCGCGTATATTGTGAATACGAATAATTCAATTTCGAAAGCAGCAATCTATGCAGCCTCCTATGGCCAGAAGGAAGTCGGAATTGCAGCCGAATACCGGGAGAGAAAAGGAGTGTACGATCTCAGCATACGTTCCCGAGGAAAAATAGATATAAATCGCATCCTTCGCTCGGTTGCTCCCAAGTTTGGAGGAAGCGGAGGCGGGCATCTTCTTGCAGCAGGAGCGCGCATTCCCGAAGAATCACTGGAGGTTTTTCTCCGAGCTTTTGATAAAAAGCTCGGGGAAGCAAACGAGGTAAAACAAAATGAAAACCAGCAAAACTGCAGCTGAAAGTGGTATAAATCTCGAGATTATCTTTGTAGGACGTTCGAATGTGGGCAAGTCTTCCCTCCTGAAAGAGCTTTTCGGGGCAAAGGTAAGGATTGGAAAACGTCCAGGAGTCACACTGCGCCCTACGCATGCACAGGTCTCGGATCTGCTCATCACCGACATGCCCGGATTCGGTTTCATGAGCGGGGTGAAGGACAGGAAGCAGGATATCGTAAAAGATAAAACCGTACACTATATCGAAGACAATGCAGAGAGGATAAAAATAGGTGTCCTTGTAATAGACGGACCAGCCTTTCCAGAAATAGTTGACAGATGGGACTCAAGGGATCAGATTCCTATCGACGTTGAGATGTTTGATTTCCTGAGAGAAATCGGTATCGATACAATTGTTGCTGCAAACAAGATGGACAGGATCAAAGAAAACGAGTCTGATCCTCTCCTTGATGAAGTTTCTGCCCGCCTGGGACTTGAGCCTCCCTGGCAGAACTGGAAACACCTGATCGCTCCTATTAGCGCCAAGAAAGGAGATCTTAAATCTTTAAAGGGACTTCTCCGGGACAGGTTGCATGAAATGAAAAGGGACGACCTGTTCAAGTATATTTGATTTCTATCCCGGACTTATCTTAAACAGGCAATAAATAGGCAATTTTTTATTTATAGTTCAATTCTTTTCAAAAAACATGTAGAACCAGAAAGTATCTGATTTACAGCCTTTTCAGCTGCTGACTGTATACGCGCCCAATCCTCTGTATCGTGTCTGCTTCTTCGGGATCTTTATCATCCCGGATGCGGATGAAACGGGGAAAACGCAGGGAAAAACCCGAGTCGTAGTTGGGACTTTTCTGGATTTCTTCAAAAGCGATTTCAAGAACAACTTTTGGCCTTATGGCAAATACTCCTCCGGCTTCTCCGCCTTCCATTAACCCTGAGAGTATTTCTGTAAGTTCCTTAAGCTGTTCATCAGTAAGCCCTGTGCCGACCTTACCTACCTGCAGGAAGCGAGAAGTCTCAGGGTCATAGCAGGCAACAGTATAAGAACCTATAAGGTTTGCCCTGCGCCCGAATCCCCATTCGGCCCCTACAATTACAAGGTCAAGGGTATCCATAAGGGGTTTTTTCTTGAGCCAATTTTTGCCTCGCTTGCCAGGAGAATAAACGGAAGTCGGGTTTTTGACCATAACTCCTTCGTGTCCTGCCTTTAATGCTTCCCTGTAGATCTTTTCCACAAGCTCAAGATCTCCGGTTATCACCTGCTTATCCACGCAAATTGACTTTGAATCCTCAACAGAGCTCTCCACACACGACTCAAGTGCCTTTCTTCGTTCAAGAAGGGGGAGATCTATCAGTGTTTTACCGTTGAGATACATTATGTCAAAAAGGTTGAGCTGGATGGGAATTCCGAGTACTTTTTCCTTGACATCGTACTTGCGCCTGAAACGCTTAAGAATTTCCTGAAATGCCCTCGGCTTTCCATCTTCGTCTACAGCCACAGCTTCTCCATCAAGAATTGCAGATTCAGCCTTTATATGCTTACGGACTATTTCAACGATGTCAGGAAGGGAATTAGTAACGTTTTCGAGCTTTCGTGAAAAAAGAGAAACCGAATCTCCGTTCTTGTGGATCTGGACTCTTGCCCCATCGAATTTCCACTCAATTGCAGCCTCCTTCATGTCCCTGATATCAGCATCTATATCAGGGCTGATCTGCGAAAGCATCATCTTGATCGGGCGGTTAATTTCGATTCCGAGACTCTCGAGAGCTTCTATCCCGCCTTTTTTAGCAGCCGCAGCTACTATCCCAAGATCATTTGTAACCATGAAGGAATGTTCCACAATCTCTGCAGGGACTAAAAAGGCCTTTGCAATAGCGTCCCTGACAACTCCTTCCCCTACACCAATTCGGAGTTCTTCGAGTGCAAGCCTGGAAATATATTTGGCTTCCCTCGGGGTTGATGAAGTAAACAGAAACTGGAGGTTTTTGACCTTGACATCCTGCGAACCTTTTCCCGAAGCCTCGGATGCTGTCTTGAAACGCCTGTAAACCTCTGTTATTGAGAGCTCGGACTGTTCCTCAAGAAAAGAAGAAAATGTCACCTGATTCTTCCTTTTCTCTTTCAGAATAAGGAGCGCCGTATCCCCGATGTCTCCGGTGGTTCGAATGAGGGACTCTATACTATGTATAGACATGCCTGAAGCTTTTGAAAGAGAAACATAAAGCAGGCTTGTGCCAATCCCAAGTTGCTGTCCACTCCAGGCAGGAAAAACCTCACTCATAATAAAATGAGTGGCAAGAGGCAGCTCTTCAACGTCAACCTTTTTGAGAAGGTCAGCAACCTTATTTGTGGTTTCTATAGTGCTCGATGTTTTTTCAATTGCCTGGCATGTTTCCGCAAATTCCCTGAAACTTGTCATGGTCCACACAGCCTTTTTTATTTTTGTTTTTCTTATTTGGATTAGTTAAGGCCAATATTTCCAGCAATCCAATGTTTCCAGCAGTTACTGACTTCCGTAAACTGCAATCAGGTCGCTGAGAATTGCACTTGCTGTTTCTATCGGGCCTGCACCCTTTCCCGTGACTGTAATTTCTCCCGCAAGCTCGGTATCTATAGAAGCCACATTAAGAGTGCCTCTTACGTCAAGGGGATGATTGATAGGCACAAGCCTTGGTGCAACATGGATCCTTTCCCTGCTGACCTCTCCTATGAGCTTGATCACATGCCCTCTTTCATAAGCCATTTCCAGGGCTTCAGGCGTAATTTTCGTAATTCCTGTGACTTCAACATCCCTGTATGTAACATCAAGTCCGAAGATCGCATTGGCAAGAATTACCAGCTTGCAGGCAGTATCAATTCCGTCCACATCATAAGTAGGATCGGTTTCTGCGATTCCAAGTTCCATGGATTCGGCGAGAATATCTTTATAACTTGCCCTTTCTTCAAGCATCCTGGTAAGAATATAGTTACATGTCCCATTTAGAATTCCTTTGATGCTTTTAAGCCTGTTTCCTGCAAGAACTTCATTTGCCAGATTAATAACGGGCATGGAGCCGCCTACCGTAGCTTCGAATCTGAAACTCGATCCGGCAGCTTTTGCAGCTTCCATCAGTTCTCTATACTTAAGGGTCAGTGGGCCTTTATTGGAGGTAATGACATCTTTACCTGTCTCGAAGGCTGCAAGCATATTCTGAAGTCCTGCTCCTCCGGTAACAATATTTGTAGGAGTGGTTTCTATTACAAGTTCGTGGTCTACTGACTTTATAACTTCGACACCTGTAAATTTTTCTATTGCAACCGTACCCTTCATTCTTTTGCGGGCAAGACAGTCGGCAAGATCCACACCTTCTGGATTGACAGTAGCACCTCTGGAGTCCACAATAGCGACCACCAGGATTTCCAGCCCGATACTTTCCAGATACTCTTTTTTCATAAGGAGTACTTCAGCTACACCCTGTCCGATTGCACCAAATCCTAAAATAGAACAGCGCACTGTTTTCATGTTTTCAAATCTCCTTGTTTTTCAGGCCTGGATGTCTATTGGAAGCACCATCAGCAAATCTTTCTTTGCCGAGACTTTTTTCAAAATATCAAGTGCCTTTTGCAAATCTTCTTTACCTACAGCGTCGATCCTGATCAAGGCCGAAGAAAGCAAATTAATGCCCGGCATGGATAGCGAGAGATCCATAACTTCTGCAAACCCGGTCTTGTCAATCTCATCAATCGTATCCTGGATCCCTGTATGGACCACATGCCCTATAAGAACCACATTTATGCTTTCTCTGAAACGATGTTCTCCAACCCTTACAACTCTTATCCCATTTTCCTCAAGCTTTGCTTTTATTGCACCTATGCTCTCAGGTTTTGTCTCAAGTACAAGCTGTACAGGTACCGTTTTTCTGGGGGTTCTTTTCTGGTGGTGGTGTAAAACCGTTATCAGGTTAGCTTTGAATTCCGAAAGAGGCTGGAGGGCTAAAAGC
The genomic region above belongs to Methanosarcina horonobensis HB-1 = JCM 15518 and contains:
- a CDS encoding HD domain-containing protein; the encoded protein is MQKEDLDFFRKWFFGYVKQFSSPDSFIQENIDLKIEHTGRVCKNILLLAKSEKVSEKECILAEVIALFHDLGRFEQFMRYKTFRDSESENHALMGIKILNKEKILSRISGKEESLILKAIEYHNLMEIPENIEAFSKLHFFTRLIRDADKIDILRLACEEYSEEKKHQNPALELYLPDTPGYSESIVSEILNNRMAKIGDMKNRNDVKLLRLSWIFDINFLATFSLLKDYGYLETIMSFLPETKETNLLRKHFENYLNSMEYGAGKKETKS
- a CDS encoding Nif3-like dinuclear metal center hexameric protein, whose translation is MKLTKIVHVLEEIAPPELADDFDKGRIGLILGLKDEISRIAVALDANSYVLKKAAEIGADMLITHHTLIFHPVNIISKHLAASLKIALENGISLYSMHTNYDRAERGINDVLAASLGLKNIRISEIGRIGEIETCSSAELAAHVSDCLQTPVMYAGEKQEISKVMVVGGSGFRSEFLEIARENGVDAFISSELKHDILRTHEDLCLIDATHYATENPGMKALCPRLRRLLGIEVEFIDQSSGLRTVDFRADKQRAPLYMEGGKEDCNQKGNESNSLELMLEEQSRNQIRSDYRRSLGSENRRRYLD
- a CDS encoding BatD family protein, with translation MSKKIVLIGLLAFCIFYVLSMTAFAASEIEWVEKKDGAKLYWGNTITVEGYEVKAEDFNEDGMVFVSISKDGEKLKTSPLTAGLEFEYNDEIKVYAQKVDPNYEIIKKDGKEFKTGNWNPYAELDILVRGKPNFEINVETKKDKYDSKSTGDSRIDVAIKIKNKGEARAENVVLTVDTAGLELLTGKTKHTYTKILKDETTEYVNLTLKAPTPWEDTNFNITATATCLDVKGNKYEFVGSKNITVEKKWDLVISRSFPRERHMGEPVYVTVTARNRGICNINDIVLKDSIISNMHLQQDTTLDKTFSLVSGETAEDVFKYTLIPEKPGEFTFPAITATFTLPNGDDGSITSNNSEKITIYGPYIEVTKTIDKQQLDPGDKLTVTVTAKNTGNVDASVTVTDTVPSEAKLISGETSFKQVLGSKGGSKTITYIMQMNKEGEIEIPACKASFLDLDKYSGEVYSEPHTVYVGTPMTLEGSSSQPEGSTDSNQEKNEPTSQANTGGTEEDYGDTPGFGFFLAAAGLLMGAGFIRKRNI
- a CDS encoding DHHA1 domain-containing protein, whose protein sequence is MKGLQNQLKAKTLILTHGDSDGICSGALAKSAFPDAYVYFTSPVNLLDKLSFIEDVETLIICDIAIEERHCSELYSALKGLAEECSLYYIDHHPLPENCGKEEWFYHDTGVCSSELTCRVFEDLLSEEMKRVAIYGAIGDFCDNTPCIKKWVRDWDKRSLYFQAGTLIQAIIQKGKEYEFKRTLLEPLSKDVIPSNIPDLLELAREAAINEEKIRLYVKEHVKVLKNSAYIVNTNNSISKAAIYAASYGQKEVGIAAEYRERKGVYDLSIRSRGKIDINRILRSVAPKFGGSGGGHLLAAGARIPEESLEVFLRAFDKKLGEANEVKQNENQQNCS
- the engB gene encoding GTP-binding protein EngB; translation: MKTSKTAAESGINLEIIFVGRSNVGKSSLLKELFGAKVRIGKRPGVTLRPTHAQVSDLLITDMPGFGFMSGVKDRKQDIVKDKTVHYIEDNAERIKIGVLVIDGPAFPEIVDRWDSRDQIPIDVEMFDFLREIGIDTIVAANKMDRIKENESDPLLDEVSARLGLEPPWQNWKHLIAPISAKKGDLKSLKGLLRDRLHEMKRDDLFKYI
- a CDS encoding ATP-dependent DNA ligase, with protein sequence MTSFREFAETCQAIEKTSSTIETTNKVADLLKKVDVEELPLATHFIMSEVFPAWSGQQLGIGTSLLYVSLSKASGMSIHSIESLIRTTGDIGDTALLILKEKRKNQVTFSSFLEEQSELSITEVYRRFKTASEASGKGSQDVKVKNLQFLFTSSTPREAKYISRLALEELRIGVGEGVVRDAIAKAFLVPAEIVEHSFMVTNDLGIVAAAAKKGGIEALESLGIEINRPIKMMLSQISPDIDADIRDMKEAAIEWKFDGARVQIHKNGDSVSLFSRKLENVTNSLPDIVEIVRKHIKAESAILDGEAVAVDEDGKPRAFQEILKRFRRKYDVKEKVLGIPIQLNLFDIMYLNGKTLIDLPLLERRKALESCVESSVEDSKSICVDKQVITGDLELVEKIYREALKAGHEGVMVKNPTSVYSPGKRGKNWLKKKPLMDTLDLVIVGAEWGFGRRANLIGSYTVACYDPETSRFLQVGKVGTGLTDEQLKELTEILSGLMEGGEAGGVFAIRPKVVLEIAFEEIQKSPNYDSGFSLRFPRFIRIRDDKDPEEADTIQRIGRVYSQQLKRL
- a CDS encoding homoserine dehydrogenase, coding for MKTVRCSILGFGAIGQGVAEVLLMKKEYLESIGLEILVVAIVDSRGATVNPEGVDLADCLARKRMKGTVAIEKFTGVEVIKSVDHELVIETTPTNIVTGGAGLQNMLAAFETGKDVITSNKGPLTLKYRELMEAAKAAGSSFRFEATVGGSMPVINLANEVLAGNRLKSIKGILNGTCNYILTRMLEERASYKDILAESMELGIAETDPTYDVDGIDTACKLVILANAIFGLDVTYRDVEVTGITKITPEALEMAYERGHVIKLIGEVSRERIHVAPRLVPINHPLDVRGTLNVASIDTELAGEITVTGKGAGPIETASAILSDLIAVYGSQ
- a CDS encoding amino acid-binding protein; this encodes MRVSMDIELKDVPGQMLLALQPLSEFKANLITVLHHHQKRTPRKTVPVQLVLETKPESIGAIKAKLEENGIRVVRVGEHRFRESINVVLIGHVVHTGIQDTIDEIDKTGFAEVMDLSLSMPGINLLSSALIRIDAVGKEDLQKALDILKKVSAKKDLLMVLPIDIQA